Genomic segment of Streptococcus australis:
AAGGAAATAGAACCCTTTGTCTATCCTTTGACCAGTCTGCAAGATCCAGCTGCATTAATGAAATTCAAAGAAAATTTTCAAAAATGGAGCAAAGGTACTGAAATGTAAGGTAAATTTTGTTATAATAGTTGAAAACGCTTAAAAGAGGTATCATGTTATGACTAAAACAATTGCAATCAATGCAGGAAGCTCGAGTTTGAAATGGCAACTTTACCAAATGCCAGAAGAAATAGTATTAGCGAAAGGCTTGATTGAACGTATTGGCTTGAAGGACTCTATCTCAACTGTAAAATTCGACGGCCGTTCTGAACAACAAATTCTTGATATTGAAGATCACACACAAGCTGTTAAAATTTTATTAGATGATCTGATTCGTTTTGACATCATCAAAGGTTATGATGAAATAACTGGTGTTGGGCACCGTGTTGTGGCTGGTGGTGAATATTTCAAAGAGTCAACCTTGGTAGAGGGAGATGTTTTGGAAAAGGTTGAAGAGTTGGGACTTTTAGCTCCTCTTCACAATCCAGCCAACGCAGCAGGAATTCGCGCATTTAAGGAATTGCTTCCAGATATTACCAGCGTTGTTGTTTTTGATACATCATTCCATACAACAATGCCAGAGAAAGCTTATCGTTACCCTCTTCCAAACAAATACTATACTGAAAATAAAGTTCGTAAGTATGGAGCCCACGGGACAAGTCATCAGTTTGTAGCAGGAGAAGCAGCGAAAATTTTAGGTCGCCCCCTAGAAGAGTTGAAATTGATTACCTGCCATATTGGTAATGGTGCTTCTATTACAGCTGTCAAAGGCGGTCAGTCTGTTGATACATCCATGGGCTTCACTCCACTTGGTGGTATTATGATGGGGACTCGTACAGGTGATATTGATCCGGCAATTATCCCCTATTTAATGCAACATACAGATGACTTTAATACACCAGAGGATATCAGTCGAATTCTCAATCGTGAGTCAGGACTTTTGGGTGTTTCTGAGAGATCAAGCGATATGCGTGATATTCACGAAGCTATGCGTGCGGGTGATGAGAAAGCGCAGCTGGCAAATGAGATTTTTGTGGATCGTATCCAAAAGTATATTGGTCAGTATTTGGCAGTTTTGAACGGTGCAGATGCCATTATCTTTACAGCTGGAATTGGAGAAAATTCTGTAACGATTCGTCAGATGGTTATTGAAGGCATTTCTTGGTTTGGCTGTGATGTGGATCCTGAAAAGAATGTCTTTGGAGCGACAGGTGATATCTCAACAGAAGCTGCTAAAGTTCGTGTCTTGGTTATCCCAACTGATGAAGAATTGGTTATCGCTCGTGATGTTGAACGCTTGAAAAAGTAAGATGAACTGAATAAAATTACAAGATAAGATACAATAAAAAGGAGTTGGGAGATAAATTTTCCCAACTTTTTGTTGTTAAAACAGTCTAAAACCTTGTCATTATTGGCTTTTTTGAAATTTATGGTATAATAGTAGTAATTTAATAGATGGAGTGGAGTTTTGAAGAAAAGCTTTCGTGTAAAAAGAGAGAAAGATTTTAAGGCTATTTTCATGGATGGAACAAGTTTTGCTAATCGTAAATTTGTTGTCTACCAATTGGAAAATCAGAAAAGTCATTTTCGAGTAGGCCTGTCCGTCAGTAAGAAATTAGGGAATGCAGTCACTAGAAATCAAATTAAAAGACGGATTCGACACATTTTGCTAAGTGTAAGGGAGCAGTTAGCTGATAACGTTGATTTTGTCGTGATTGCTCGAAAAGGGGTTGAAGGCTTGGATTATGCAGAAATGGAGAAAAATCTACTCCACGTATTAAAGTTATCAAAGATTTACCGGGAAGGAATTAGGAGTGAAAAAGAAACTACAGTTGACTAGTTTGCTGGGCTTGTCCTTATTTGTCATGACAGCCTGTGGGACAAGCGATGTTGCAGCAGATTCTACAGATATATGGAGTAAATTTGTCTATTTTTTTGCTGAAATCATCCGCTTCTTGTCCTTTGACGTTAGTATCGGAGTGGGGATTATCCTCTTTACGATCCTGATTCGTACGATTCTATTGCCAGTCTTTCAGACTCAGATGGTGGCCTCTAGAAAAATGCAAGAGGCTCAACCACGCATCAAGGCTCTGCAAGAACAATATCCAGGTCGTGATATGGAAAGTAGAACCAAGCTGGATCAGGAGATGCGGAAGGTCTATAAAGAATTAGGGGTCAAACACTCTTCTTCTCTCTGGCCGATTTTGATTCAAATGCCGGTTCTCTTGGCTCTCTTCCAAGCCTTGACTCGAGTAGACTTTTTGAAAACAGGGCATTTTTTGTGGGTGAACCTTGGGGGAGTAGACACAAGCTTTATCCTTCCGATTTTGGCGGCAGTCTTTACCTTCTTAAGTAGTTGGTTATCGAATAAGGCTTTACCTGAAAGAAGTGGAGCTATGACAGGGATGATGTACGGGATGCCTGTACTGATCTTTATCTTTGCCATCTCTTCACCTAGTGGCGTAGCCTTGTACTGGGCAGTATCCAATGCTTATCAAGTTTTGCAAACCTACTTCTTAAATAATCCTTTTAAGATTATTGCAGCGCGTGAGGCGGAAGTACAAGCTAAAAAAGATTTGGAAAATAGAAAAAGAAAAGCCAAGAAAAAGGCTCAGAAAACGAAATAATAAGGAGGAATCTGATAATGGTATTATTTACAGGTTCAACTGTTGAAGAAGCAATCCAGAAAGGATTGAAAGAGTTAGGTATTCCGAGAATGAAGACTCACATCAAGGTCGTGTCCAAAGAGAAGAAAGGTTTTTTAGGCTTATTTGGGAAAAAACCAGCTCAAGTTGATATTGAGGCGATTAGTGAGACGACTGTGATTAAGGCCAATCAACAAGCTGTAAAAGGTGTTCCGAAAGAGATCAATGAACAAAACGAACCTGTTAAGACAGTAACAGAGGCGACAGTTGATCTTGGTCATGTTGTTGAGGCGATCAAAAAAATAGAAGAGGAAGGTCAGGGTGTTTCTGATGAAATCAAGGCTGAAATCTTGAAAAATGAGAAACATGCTAGCACGATTTTAGAAGAAACAGGTCACATCGCGATTTTAAATGGATTGCAGACAGGAGATGCTGGAGTGGAAGACCCAGCAGAGTGTGAAGAATTTGCATCTATGTCAGAATCGGTAGAAAGCCAGTCTTTGGAAGATCTAGGTTTGAAGGTGGAGCCGAGTTATGACATCGAACAAGTAGCAACTCAAGTGGTTAACTATGTTCAAACCATTGTGGACGATATGGATGTTGAAGGGACGATTTCAAGCGACTACAATCGCCGCACCATCAATCTTCAAATTGACACAAATGAACCAGGTCGTATTATCGGCTACCACGGAAAAGTATTGAAAGCACTTCAGCTTTTGGCGCAAAACTACCTCTACAATCGTTATTCAAGAACTTTTTATATTACAATCAACGTCAATGATTACGTTGAACATCGTGCAGAAGTGTTGCAAACCTACGCTCAAAAATTGGCGAATCGCGTTTTGGAGGAGGGTCGTAGCCAACAAACAGATCCAATGTCTAATAGCGAACGCAAGATTATCCATCGCATTATTTCACGCATGGATGGCGTGACTAGCTATTCTGAGGGCGATGAGCCAAATCGCTATGTTGTCGTAGATACGGAATAAACAAAATCAGGCTTGTCCTGATTTTTTGTTAGAAAAGGGAGAAGAAACAGATGATGGAAGCAATCAAGAACTATCTATCTTATGCGGGAATCCAGTACCGTAATCCAGATAAGGCTGGAGATGAGCGAGAAAAGATGCTGGAATTGCGCCACAAAGGGCAGGAGGCTCGCAAGGCTTTTACGAACTTAGCCAAGGCCTTCCAAGAAAAGCATCCAGAATGGCAACTGCAACAGACCAGTCAGTGGATGAATCAAGCTCAGCGCTTGCGACCGCATTTCTGGACCTATTTGCAGAGAGAGGGGCAGGTAACAGAACCCATGTTGGCGCTGCGTTTGTATGGGGAACCCTCAGATTTTGGGATTTCCTTAGAAGTCAGTTTCATCGAGCGCAAGAAAGATGAGCAGACACTGAGCAAACAAGCTAAGATTTTAGATATTCCACCAGTAGAAGGGATCTATTATCTAGCATACATCGATGGTCAAAGTCAAAAGGTAGAAGCTAATGAAGAAAATCGCCTTCTCTTACGCGAGAAGGTGCGCAATCAGGAAATCCGTAAAGTTCTGGTCAAGTCGGATGTTTCTTTTATTGAAAATCAAACATTGGAAGCGATTTTAGAAAAATTAGAAGAAGTCTATGAATGCTTGCTGCCTTACTATGAAGCGACAAGGATCTAGAAGGATTAGGTGAGTCGTTTTATGTTAAGTTGTTTGATTGCTATTCTATGTATTTTTTCATATAATAGTAAAATAGAATGTGTGATTCAATAATCACCTCAAATAGAAAGGAATTCTATGTCAAATCTATCTGTTAATGCAATTCGTTTCCTAGGAATTGACGCTATCAACAAAGCTAACTCAGGCCATCCAGGAGTGGTTATGGGGGCGGCTCCGATGGCTTATAGCCTATTTACGAAGGAACTCCGTATCAATCCAGCTCAACCAAACTGGATTAACCGTGATCGCTTTATCCTCTCAGCAGGTCATGGCTCTATGTTGCTTTATGCCCTTCTTCACCTTTCTGGTTTTGAAGATGTTAGCATGGATGAGGTTAAGAACTTCCGTCAATGGGGTTCCAAAACGCCAGGCCACCCAGAATTTGGCCATACAGCAGGGGTTGACGCTACAACTGGTCCTCTAGGTCAAGGGATTTCAACTGCTACTGGTTTTGCTCAGGCAGAACGTTTCCTAGCAGCAAAATACAATCGCGAAGGCTACAATATCTTTGATCATTATACTTATGTCATCTGTGGAGATGGAGACTTGATGGAAGGTGTCTCAAGTGAGGCGGCTTCATACGCAGGTTTGCAAAAACTTGACAAGTTGGTTGTCCTTTATGATTCAAATGACATCAACTTGGATGGTGAGACAAAGGATTCCTTCACTGAAAGCGTTCGTGACCGTTACAATGCTTATGGTTGGCATACAGCCTTAATTGAAGATGGAACAGACTTGGAAGCAATCCATGCTGCTATCGAAACAGCTAAAGCTTCAGGCAAACCATCTTTGATTGAAGTGAAGACCGTGATTGGATACGGTTCTCCAAACAAACAGGGAACAAATGCTGTACATGGCGCACCACTCGGAGCTGATGAAACAGCGGCTACTCGTCAAGCTCTTGGTTGGGACTATGAACCATTTGAAATCCCAGCTGAAGTTTATGCAGATTTCAAAGAAAATGTTGCAGATCGTGGCGCATCAGCTTATGAAGCTTGGACAAAAGTAGTTGAAGCCTACAAAGAAGCATATCCAGAACTTGCAGCAGAAGTTGAAGCAATCATTGACGGGCGCGACCCAGTTGAGGTAACTCCAGCAGACTTCCCAGTATTAGAAAATGGCTTCTCTCAAGCAACTCGTAATTCAAGCCAAGATGCTTTGAATGTTATCGCAGCTAAGTTGCCAACTTTCCTAGGTGGATCAGCTGACCTCGCTCACTCAAACATGACTTATATCAAGACTGATGGACTTCAAGATGACGCCAATCGCTTGAACCGCAACATTCAGTTTGGTGTCCGCGAATTTGCAATGGGAACGATCTTGAACGGGATGGCACTTCATCGTGGACTTCGTGTATACGGTGGTACTTTCTTTGTCTTCTCTGACTATGTGAAAGCAGCAGTCCGTTTGTCGGCCTTGCAAGGACTTCCTGTGACTTATGTCTTTACTCACGATTCAATCGCAGTTGGTGAAGATGGTCCAACTCACGAGCCAATCGAACACTTGGCAGGTCTTCGTGCCATGCCAAATCTGAATGTTTTCCGTCCAGCAGATGCGCGGGAAACTCAAGCAGCTTGGTACCTAGCTGTGAAAAGTGAGAAAACCCCAACTGCCCTTGTTTTGACACGTCAAAACTTGACAGTCGAAGAAGGAACGGACTTTGACAAGGTTGCAAAAGGTGCCTATGTTGTCTATGAAAATGCAGCAGACTTTGATACCATATTGATTGCGACTGGTTCAGAAGTTAACCTAGCAGTAGCAGCTGCTAAAGAATTGGCAAGTCAAGGTGGCAAGGTGCGCGTGGTTAGCTGCCCATCTACAGATGTCTTTGACGCACAAGATGCAGCTTACAAGGAAGAAATCCTTCCAAATGCAGTTCGTCGCCGTGTTGCAGTCGAAATGGGAGCAACTCAAAACTGGTACAAATATGTTGGTCTTGATGGTGCAGTTCTTGGTATTGATACCTTTGGAGCATCTGCCCCAGCACCAAAAGTACTGGCAGAGTGTGGATTTACTGTGGAAAATCTAGTCAAAGTAGTTCAAAACTTGAAATAATCGCAGAAATCAGAGTGAAAACTCTGATTTTTTAATTGGCATAAAAACAAGGCACAACCTTGTAAAAGTAGTTGAAATTTGATATAGTAGTCCTATGTAAAATACAAAGGAGAAAACAATGGATCCAAATATTACTTTTTTTATCATGCTTGTAGGTATGTTTGCCTTGATGTTCTTTATGCAACGTTCTCAAAAGAAACAAGCTCAAAAGCGCATGGAAAGCTTGAACAAGCTTCAAAAAGGCTATGAAGTGATCACAATCGGTGGACTCTACGGAACAGTGGATGAAGTCGATACTGAGAAACGCACAATCGTACTAGACGTAGATGGTGTTTATTTGACTTTTGAATTAGCTGCTATCAAGACAGTGTTGCCACTCAAAGAAGCTGTGACACCAGAAGGAGCAGTTATCGACGAAAGTGGAGCAATCGAAGAATAAAACGGGATCCTATTACTCCCGTTTTTCTATGAGATGAGAGGAAAAGGGATGAAAAAAATAGTATTTGTGTGCTTAGGAAATATCTGTCGCAGCCCTATGGCAGAGTTTGTGATGAAGTCCATGACGAGTGATTACCAAATTGAGAGTCGTGCAACTTCGTCTTGGGAACACGGCAATCCGATTCATAAGGGAACGCAAGGGATTTTCCAGCAGTATCAGATTCCTTATGACAAAGACAAAACATCGCTTCAGATTGGCAGAGAAGACTTTGAGTCGTTTGATTATATTATCGGTATGGATGCTTCAAACGTTTCAGATTTGCGTCAAATGTGTCCTCAAGAACAAGAGCACAAGATTTACGCTTTTGCGTCTGAAAGTGTTCCAGATCCATGGTATACAGGAGATTTTGAGGAAACCTATGTTCGCATCACAAGTGGATGTCAAAGCTGGCTAGAACGTTTAGAAAAGGAGAGTGAAGATGGAAAATCTTAAGAATTTTTACGAAAAGTATCGTGTCTATCTGACTCGCCCTAGGTTAGAGCTAATTGCAGTAGTCGTAATGGTACTCTGTGCTCTTTCGGTTTTTCTACTAAACACACCCAAAAAGGGTGTGCTGACACTTGATAATGGTGCGCTTGTTTATGATGGAACCTTGGTAAGAGGAAAGATGAATGGTCAGGGGACCATGACCTTTGAAAATGGTGACCAATACACAGGTGAGTTCAATAATGGAGCTTTCAATGGTAAAGGAACCTTCCAGTCCAAATCTGGCTGGAAATACGAAGGCGATTTTGTAAATGGTCAGGCCGAAGGTCAAGGAAAATTGACGACCGAGCAAGAAGTTGTCTATGAAGGAAGCTTTAAACAAGGTGTTTTCCAACAGAAACAATAGTCTCTAAGTTAGGAGACTATTTTTTAAAACCGGAAAGAAAACGTTTTCTATGCTTGAATTCGGTAAATAACTATCAACTAGAAAAACTTTGTGAAATAAAAAAAATTTCATCGCAATTTCACAATCAATCGAGTAAAATCCCGTAGCACTGCAATATTGAAAAACATTTCACAAATGAATAAAATTTCTTTGTGAAACCTACATGAAACTGTTTACAAAGTCTAAAAAAAGAGTTATAATAAACTTGTGAAAAAATTAACAAAGGTTAAACGTCTTCGTCTAACCTTTCAGCAAAAAACCATTGGAGGACTATAATGGCTGATAAAAAAACTGTAACACCTGAGCAAAAACAACTCGCTGCTGAAAAACATGTAGACGGGCTAGTGCAAAAAGCTTTGGTTGCGCTTGATGAAATGCGTAAGTTAAACCAAGAACAGGTTGATTATATCGTAGCGAAAGCATCAGTGGCGGCTCTTGATGCACATGGTATCCTTGCTCAACACGCAGTTGAAGAAACTGGTCGTGGTGTATTTGAAGACAAGGCGACAAAAAACCTTTTTGCCTGTGAACATGTTGTCAATAACATGCGTGGTGTTAAAACTGTCGGTGTTATCGAAGATGACCCTGTTACTGGCTTGACTAAGATTGCAGAGCCTGTCGGAGTAGTCTGTGGTGTCACTCCAACAACTAACCCTACTTCAACAGCAATTTTCAAATCCTTGATTGCTTTGAAAACACGTAACCCAATCGTGTTTGCCTTCCACCCATCAGCTCAAGAATCTTCTGCTCACGCAGCGCAAATCGTTCGTGATGCGGCAATCGCAGCTGGAGCTCCTGAAAACTGTGTTCAATGGATTACAGAGCCATCTATGGAAGCTACAGGCGCCCTTATGAACCACGAAGGTATTGCAACTATCCTTGCAACTGGTGGTAATGCAATGGTTAAGGCTGCTTACTCATGTGGGAAACCAGCCCTTGGGGTAGGTGCCGGAAACGTTCCTGCTTATGTAGAAAAATCAGCTGACCTTCGTCAAGCTGCTCATGACATCGTGATGTCTAAATCATTTGATAATGGTATGGTCTGTGCGTCAGAACAAGCGGTTATCATTGATAAAGAAGTGTATGACGAATTTGTAGCAGAATTCAAATCATACCACACTTACTTTGTAAACAAAAAAGAAAAAGCACTTCTTGAAGAATTCTGTTTCGGCGTTAAAGCAAACAGCAAGAACTGTGCAGGCGCTAAACTAAATGCAAACATCGTTGGTAAACCAGCTGCATGGATTGCAGAACAAGCAGGATTTAGCGTTCCAGAAGGAACAAACATCTTGGCTGCAGAATGTGCAGAAGTAGGACCAAAAGAACCATTGACTCGTGAAAAATTGTCACCAGTCATCGCTGTCCTAAAAGCTGAAGATACAGAAGACGGTCTTAAAAAAGCTCGCCAAATGGTTGAGTTTAACGGACTTGGTCACTCAGCGGCTATCCACACAAAAGACGAAGCTCTTGCTAAACGCTTTGGTACAGAAATCAAAGCAATGCGTATTATCTGGAACTCTCCATCTACTTTCGGTGGTATCGGTGACGTATACAATGCCTTCATCCCATCATTGACACTTGGATGTGGTTCATACGGACACAACTCAGTTGGTGATAACGTGAGCGCTATCAACCTTCTAAACATCAAGAAAGTAGGGAAACGTAGAAATAATATGCAATGGTTTAAAGTTCCTTCAAAAATTTACTTCGAACGCAATTCTATCCAATACCTTCAAACATGTGAAGATATTGAACGCGTTATGATTGTTACAGACAAATCCATCGAAAAACTTGGCTTTGTTCAACGCATTATTGACCAATTGAACAAACGCAGCAACCGTGTAACTATTCAAGTCTTCTCAGATGTTGAACCAGATCCAGACATCACAACTGTAGAACGTGGTGCTGAAGTGATGAAAGCATTTGAACCAGATACAATTATCGCTCTTGGTGGTGGTTCTCCAATGGACGCTGCGAAAGTTATGTGGCTCTTCTACGAACAACCAGAAATCGACTTCCGTGACTTGGTTCAAAAATTCATGGATATCCGTAAACGTGCCTTCCGCTTCCCATCACTTGGTAAGAAAGCGAAGTACATCGGTATTCCAACAACTTCTGGTACAGGTTCAGAAGTAACACCATTTGCCGTTATCTCTGATAAGAAAAACAACCGCAAATACCCATTGGCTGACTACTCATTGACACCAACTATTGCGATTGTTGACCCTGCTTTGGTTGAATCAGTTCCAGACTTCATCGCAGCTGACACTGGTATGGACGTCTTGACTCACGCGACTGAAGCTTATACTTCAAACTTTGCCAACGACTACACAGACGGTATTGCGCTTCAAACAATCAAACTTGTCTTTGAATGGTTGGAAAAATCAGTTAAGACAGCTGACCCAGAAGCACGTGAAAAAATGCATAATGCGTCTACAATGGCTGGTATGGCCTTCGCCAATGCCTTCCTTGGTATGAGCCACTCAATGGCTCACAAGATTGGTGGTGTTCACCATACTGTTCACGGACGTACAAATGCTATCTTGCTTCCATACGTTATCCGTTACAACGGTACTCGTCCATCTAAGACAACTACATGGCCTAAGTACAACTACTGGAAAGCTGATGAGAAATTCCAAGACATCGCGAAAATGCTTGGCTTGCCTCACTCAACTCCAGAAGAAGCGGTTGAAGCTTATGCCAAAGCAGTTTACGATCTTGGTGAAGCAGTCGGAATCACAATGAACTTCAAAGGCTTTGGAATCGATGAAAAAGCTTGGAAAGACAGCTTGCATGAAATTGCCTTGCTTGCTTATGAAGACCAATGTTCACCTGCAAACCCTCGCTTGCCAATGGTAGCTGACATGGAAGAAATCATGGCAGATGCTTACTATGGTTATGCAGAACGTCCAGGACGTCGTAAATAATCGTTTATCAGCCTAGAGGCAGGAGAAATCCTGTCTCTTTTTTGTGAAACTGGAGTATTGAAAATAGTTTTCTATTTTCTATTTTCGTTTTTCATTTGAAAAAGAAAAGTGGGAAATGATTATGTAGACAAAGAAAGACAGCAGAGTAGGTTTCAAAGTAGAAAGAAAAATAAGCAAGGTATAGGCAAAAAACAACGCCCGTACTTGCAATTCTACTTAAATAGTTATATAATAATAATGTTGAAAGGTGATTTGTAGTGATTCAAGTTACTCTTTTCACAATAAAATTTTCAGGATTTTCATAAGGAGGAAATCACTAATGGTAGTTAAAGTTGGTATTAACGGTTTCGGACGTATCGGTCGTCTTGCTTTCCGCCGTATCCAAAACGTAGAAGGTGTTGAAGTTACTCGCATCAACGACCTTACAGATCCAGTTATGCTTGCACACTTGTTGAAATACGACACAACTCAAGGTCGTTTCGACGGTACTGTAGAAGTTAAAGAAGGTGGATTCGAAGTTAACGGTAAATTCGTTAAAGTTTCTGCAGAACGTGATCCAGAACAAATCGACTGGGCTAACGACGGTGTAGAAATCGTTCTTGAAGCTACTGGTTTCTTCGCTAAGAAAGCAGCTGCTGAAAAACACTTGCACGCTGGTGGAGCTAAAAAAGTTGTTATCACTGCTCCTGGTGGAAACGACGTTAAAACAGTTGTATTTAACACTAACCACGACGTTCTTGACGGTACTGAAACAGTTATCTCAGGTGCTTCATGTACTACAAACTGCTTGGCTCCAATGGCTAAAGCTCTTCAAGACAACTTCGGTGTTGTAGAAGGATTGATGACTACTATCCACGCTTACACTGGTGACCAAATGATCCTTGACGGACCACACCGTGGTGGTGACCTTCGCCGTGCTCGCGCTGGTGCTGCAAACATCGTTCCTAACTCAACTGGTGCTGCTAAAGCTATCGGTCTTGTAATCCCAGAATTGAACGGTAAACTTGATGGATCTGCACAACGCGTTCCAACTCCAACTGGATCAGTTACTGAATTGGTAGCAGTTCTTGAAAAGAACGTTACTGTTGATGAAGTGAACGCAGCTATGAAAGCAGCTTCAAACGAATCATACGGTTACACAGAAGATCCAATCGTATCTTCAGATATCGTAGGTATGTCTTACGGTTCATTGTTTGACGCAACTCAAACTAAAGTTCTTGATGTTGACGGTAAACAATTGGTTAAAGTTGTATCATGGTACGACAACGAAATGTCATACACTGCACAACTTGTTCGTACTCTTGAATACTTCGCGAAAATCGCTAAATAATTCATGAGTTGATAAAAGCAAGACCTGTTGGTCTTGCTTTTTCTATTTTTAGATAAAACAAAATGGATGATTTAGCGGTCATCCATTCTTTTTTAATTCTCTCTCAAATGTATCAGAAAGAGCAGTGAAGCTTAATTTCTCTAAAGTAAGCGGATGGGTAAAGGAAAGTCGAAATGCGTGGAGCATAAGCCGACTTGTCTTTGATTTACTATTATAGAGAGGATCGCCTAGGATAGGGTGCTTATGGTGAGAAAGGTGAACACGGATTTGATGTGTTCGACCGGTCTTTAGCTTGCAACGCACGAGGGAGGTCTTATTTGGGAATTGTTTTAATCGACTGATATGAGTTTCAGCATGTTGACCATTTTTAGGATCCACTACCCGTTTTCTGCGATCGTGTCGATCACGACCAATTTTGTCTCGGAAGATAAGTTCTTTATTCCCTACTTGCCCCTCTACGAGTGCCCAGTACTCACGAGCGATTTCCTTTTTCTCCAACAAACGATTGAGAATAGGAAGGATAAAAGGATTTTTGGCAAAAAGCACTAAACCGCTTGTTTCCATATCCAGACGATGAACAACATAGCAAGTGTGACCAACGTAGGCAGAGACATGGTTGAGTAG
This window contains:
- the adhE gene encoding bifunctional acetaldehyde-CoA/alcohol dehydrogenase — encoded protein: MADKKTVTPEQKQLAAEKHVDGLVQKALVALDEMRKLNQEQVDYIVAKASVAALDAHGILAQHAVEETGRGVFEDKATKNLFACEHVVNNMRGVKTVGVIEDDPVTGLTKIAEPVGVVCGVTPTTNPTSTAIFKSLIALKTRNPIVFAFHPSAQESSAHAAQIVRDAAIAAGAPENCVQWITEPSMEATGALMNHEGIATILATGGNAMVKAAYSCGKPALGVGAGNVPAYVEKSADLRQAAHDIVMSKSFDNGMVCASEQAVIIDKEVYDEFVAEFKSYHTYFVNKKEKALLEEFCFGVKANSKNCAGAKLNANIVGKPAAWIAEQAGFSVPEGTNILAAECAEVGPKEPLTREKLSPVIAVLKAEDTEDGLKKARQMVEFNGLGHSAAIHTKDEALAKRFGTEIKAMRIIWNSPSTFGGIGDVYNAFIPSLTLGCGSYGHNSVGDNVSAINLLNIKKVGKRRNNMQWFKVPSKIYFERNSIQYLQTCEDIERVMIVTDKSIEKLGFVQRIIDQLNKRSNRVTIQVFSDVEPDPDITTVERGAEVMKAFEPDTIIALGGGSPMDAAKVMWLFYEQPEIDFRDLVQKFMDIRKRAFRFPSLGKKAKYIGIPTTSGTGSEVTPFAVISDKKNNRKYPLADYSLTPTIAIVDPALVESVPDFIAADTGMDVLTHATEAYTSNFANDYTDGIALQTIKLVFEWLEKSVKTADPEAREKMHNASTMAGMAFANAFLGMSHSMAHKIGGVHHTVHGRTNAILLPYVIRYNGTRPSKTTTWPKYNYWKADEKFQDIAKMLGLPHSTPEEAVEAYAKAVYDLGEAVGITMNFKGFGIDEKAWKDSLHEIALLAYEDQCSPANPRLPMVADMEEIMADAYYGYAERPGRRK
- the gap gene encoding type I glyceraldehyde-3-phosphate dehydrogenase, which gives rise to MVVKVGINGFGRIGRLAFRRIQNVEGVEVTRINDLTDPVMLAHLLKYDTTQGRFDGTVEVKEGGFEVNGKFVKVSAERDPEQIDWANDGVEIVLEATGFFAKKAAAEKHLHAGGAKKVVITAPGGNDVKTVVFNTNHDVLDGTETVISGASCTTNCLAPMAKALQDNFGVVEGLMTTIHAYTGDQMILDGPHRGGDLRRARAGAANIVPNSTGAAKAIGLVIPELNGKLDGSAQRVPTPTGSVTELVAVLEKNVTVDEVNAAMKAASNESYGYTEDPIVSSDIVGMSYGSLFDATQTKVLDVDGKQLVKVVSWYDNEMSYTAQLVRTLEYFAKIAK
- a CDS encoding RluA family pseudouridine synthase, whose amino-acid sequence is MQFTFTLPESLPQMTVKQFLEEQLLIPRKIRHFLRIKKNILINHEEVHWNEMVKPGDICQLTFGEEDYPTKEILWGNPDFVQEIYQDQHLIVVNKPEGMKTHGNQPDEIALLNHVSAYVGHTCYVVHRLDMETSGLVLFAKNPFILPILNRLLEKKEIAREYWALVEGQVGNKELIFRDKIGRDRHDRRKRVVDPKNGQHAETHISRLKQFPNKTSLVRCKLKTGRTHQIRVHLSHHKHPILGDPLYNSKSKTSRLMLHAFRLSFTHPLTLEKLSFTALSDTFERELKKNG